CACCACCAGCACGTCGCAATGGGCATATTGCTGGGCATAGTGGTCAGGGTCGGCGACTTTGGGCGCCTTGCCGAGGCCGGCGGTGCGCCGGATGGCCGGCTCGTAGAGCTTGTGCCAGAGCGTAAAGGGCCACATGAAGGTCTTGTAGTAAAAGCCGGCGCCGAGCAGGCCGGCGGGGGCCAGATCGTTGACCTCGAGCAGATCGAAGCCCAGCGAGGGCCAATGGTTCTGGCTGCGCGCGACAAGGCCCTCATAGAGTTCGACCTGGGTGGCGCGCAGGTTGGGCGCCGAGCGACCCTTGCCGCGATCGATATCGACCAGGGCATTGGGCTCTTCCGAGCCGGCAGCGAGGAAGCCACGCGGGCGGTGATATTTGAACGAGCGGCCCACGAGGTGGACGCCATTGGCGAGCAGCGCCGAGGCGAGCGTATCGCCCTCGACACCCTGTAGGGCCCTGCCGTCAAAGGTGAAATTGATGGTCTTGCCTCGATTGACGCGGCCGCCGGAAGGGATCCGCATGGTCATTTCGCGCTCTCCGGGCGGGGTTCACCGGCCTTGTAGGTGGTGACGATCTTGTCGGTAATGGTGTCGCGCACGCAGTTGAAGAAGCGGCCGCAGCCATTGGTATGGCGCCAGCGCTCGGCATGCAGGCCCTTGGGATTGGATCGCAGATAGAGGAAGTGGCTCCAGTCCTCGTCGCCGATGGCTTCCGGATCGGTGGCGCGGACGACATGGGCCTCGCCGGCATAGCGGAACTCCAGCTCGGGCCGTTCCATCTCGCAGTAAGGGCAGTGAATGAGCAGCATTTGTTTGGTCCTTAATGCGCGACGGCGGCGGCGGCGGCTTCATCGATCAGCCGGCCAGTGCGGAAGCGGTCGAGCGTGAAGGGCGCAGCGATCTTGTGGGGTTCGCCGGTGGCGACGGTGTGGGCAAAGACATTGCCCGAGCCTGGCGTGGCCTTGAAGCCACCGGTGCCCCAGCCGCAATTGACGAACAGGCCCGGCACCGGCGTCTTGCCGA
This sequence is a window from Devosia beringensis. Protein-coding genes within it:
- a CDS encoding sarcosine oxidase subunit delta — its product is MLLIHCPYCEMERPELEFRYAGEAHVVRATDPEAIGDEDWSHFLYLRSNPKGLHAERWRHTNGCGRFFNCVRDTITDKIVTTYKAGEPRPESAK